Part of the Polyodon spathula isolate WHYD16114869_AA unplaced genomic scaffold, ASM1765450v1 scaffolds_882, whole genome shotgun sequence genome is shown below.
AATGTtgagctttcatattttgttgtgtgctactaattcaatcaaaccaagtagtgtaagaagttgcttgtatcgttcatgacgtttttcaactCATGTAAGCTTGTTTGGGTATAAAAAACAAGTTGCAGCCTGTATCATCTtcaaggcactcaagctgaaatctcTTTAGCGTgcatgcaagaacttgcagacttaatGCAACTgggttgagattttaaaaagaaagcattatgagatttttaactagaggtaccggcGACTCTGCACGCCCAGAGGATCCAGGGCTGTGCCTCAGCACTGCATGCATGCCCCTTACCTACCTACGCTATAGTGATCTGGCATGCtgactttgaaaccacacccaCTATAGCGCTTCACTGGCGGTGTaacctttcacacaggcagttatgacGGTTCAGTGCCGTCTCTGGCATAAAATATGATGGTTCTGTGGCGGTATAGGCGTTTCACACAGACATAAGCTGCTTCAGTGGGAGTTCTGAACCGTCATATCTCCTCTGTGTGAAAGCACCTCTGTCAGCAAAACgtgttttaaagaaaacacaattcTTTTGATCAAGTTCTGTTGCAAGAGACTGAAGAAAAAATATCTGCTGtgcgtttctttttttgaatATAGAGCGGCTAGTTATATCTCACTTACCCATTTCTAAAGCCCCTGATATGTAACAAGTGATAATAATCCTGCACATCGCAGGCTATGTGAGATTGGACTTGGAATGCAGTAGTGACGGTGTGATAgttgttaaaatatacaattaaatagCATTTGAACTATATGAATAAAAAACCAATGACCTGTAGACGAGGTGTGTTTGAAACTCCTCTGCCTTCTTCAGCAGGTACTGGAGCTGCTGTTCTATTGGCTGCAGCTTCTCCTCCATCAGGGTGATGTTATAGTAGGACAGGGCTGTCCTGGGGTCTCCTGCGTTCTCCTGAGCGTCTTGGAAGATGTACTGGCCCTGACAGGTGGAAGGGAGCCCAGGCGAACGCAGGAGAATAGTGGTTTCAGTCTTTTCTCTTCCACTTTGAGCTAACTCCTGGTTGTCTCCGTGAATGTTGTCTGGGCAATACCAGCCCATGGCTATCTCAGTTTCGGATTTCGAAGTCTTGCCGTGCTGGCTCAGTTCTTGACTCGTCATGGTGGCCGGCAAGATAACTGAGATTAAATCTTCTGAGACAGAaacgttaaaaaaacaaacaaaaagaacatatTAAGCACACAATTCTATAAGTAAATGGTTAAGGAATCGTCAAGATCATAAACAGCAATAGTATGGGAGTTATTTCCTAAACAGGAGGAGAAATTGAATAATAAAGAAGGTAGGTAGCAGATATACAGCCAGCCTCCGTTAACTCGACTGGTGCATAACT
Proteins encoded:
- the cunh19orf67 gene encoding UPF0575 protein C19orf67 homolog translates to MTSQELSQHGKTSKSETEIAMGWYCPDNIHGDNQELAQSGREKTETTILLRSPGLPSTCQGQYIFQDAQENAGDPRTALSYYNITLMEEKLQPIEQQLQYLLKKAEEFQTHLVYSRDRMHKEDFARAVPTFLKTCQPYFGYLESTARSSLPECRPLPEYMKKRLLQFSQQLSSSLEQLVLMYASFDFISLEETDPC